ACGTTCGAAACTAAAAGGTTTTAACAAATAATCTAATACATTTAATTCATACCCTTCCAAAGCATACTCTTTATATGCAGTAGTAACTATAACATTTGGTTTTTTAGATAGCGTTCTTAAAAAATCAAACCCTTTGAGTTTAGGCATATTGAGATCTAAAAAAATTAAATCTACTTGATTTTTAGATAAAAATTCTAAAGCTTCAATAGCATCATAGCAACTTTTTACAAACTTAAAATTAGGCAAAAAATCACCATATCCTTTAATAATATCATGCGCTACTGGTTCGTCATCAATAATAATATACTTTATCATACTTGATCTATTCTTAATTGCACATTATACACATCTTTAATTATAGTAGTCTCTAGTTTGTATGCATTAGCATACACCAAATCCAATCGTTTTATTAAATTTTGCAAGCCAACACCTCCTTCTTCTGCTTTCATTTCTGCGTCAAAGTTATTTTCAACTTCAAAATAAACTTTGCTCTTTTTAGCCTGCAACTTTATATACACATATGCATTTTCTCTAAGGTTCTCTACACCGTGTTTAAAAGCATTTTCTACTAAGTTAATAAACAACAATGGCATTAACTGCAAACTTTCGTCTTCTACCTCAACTTTAAAATCTATTTTCAATTCTTTATAGTACCTCAACCTTTGAAGGCTTATAAAGTTTTCAATAAAATTAACTTCTTCTTTTAAACTCACATAATCGCTCTCCCCTTTATAAATGCTATAACGCATCATTTCAGATAATTCCAATACAATTTTCTTTGCTTTAGATGCATCCTTATCTATTGACCCATATAAATTGTTCAACATATTAAAGAAAAAATGCGGACTCACTTGAGCTTTCAAGTACTTCAATTCATTTTTTAGTTTTTCATTTCTAAGATTTAAAACATGTTTTATTTCTGTTAGTGCCCAACTTCCTCCAAGAACAAGTAATGTTCCATAATATAAAATTATCAATACGCTATATACCGAAGGAAAATCAATTAATAACACCACATTATCTTTTCCTAAGACTATTGTTTCATAGGCAACAATTAAAACAGGAACTAATACAGATATTCCTATAATATATTTTAAAACCTTTTTATGTTTTTTACTTCTAATTAATTTCATGAAGTAAATGTACACTTCCTTTTGCTTTTACTAATATTATCTTGTCAAACTAACTAAAATTGAGGTTATACGATTCCATAAGTGTGATAAACGAACTAGCTCTTATAAAAAGTGTCTTTTATCATCATACTACTTCAACACATCCCTAAAAATTTAATTAGACCATCTCTATTTATAGGTTTGTCTCATCAAATCTTAATACTCAGAACTAATGAAAAAAAGAATTCTTAGATACCTTAAACATATTTTTGGAACTATTACCGTTTTAGTTATAACCGGCATTTGTGCACTACTTTATCTAAACGGAAGTTTGAATTACGGCCAAAACTCAAAAAGTTATGATCTTTCTCATGAAGGCCCGTATGTGTTTTATGAAAACGACAGCCTTCTAACTATAAACTATGTAAAAGGAAATAGACACGATGGCTTTTATGTTGACACAAAACATCATACTTTAAAGCAACTTATTTCAGGAACTTGTTTTTTCCCTCTTGATTCTACCTCTTTTACATTTCCTTTAAAATCTAATTTTCAAACTCCAAAAGCTATTTATAATGATGGAAATAAAATTTTAGCTATTTCTGATATTGAAAGTAAATACAAAACATTTCGCGACTTCTTAATTAGCAATCAAGTTATAGACAAAGAACTTAATTGGACTTTTGGCAAAGGACATTTAGTTCTAGTAGGTGATTTTGTAGACAGAGGTTTTTCTACCACCCAAGTTCTTTGGTTTATTTATAAGCTAGAACAAGAAGCGAAAAAACATGGTGGAAATGTTCATTTTATACTAGGAAACCACGAGTTAAAGAACCTTCAAGGACAATACAAATCTGCTGAGCAAAAATATTATGCAATTGCTTCTATTTTAGGGAAACAACAGTATAATTTATATGATCAAAATTCTTTCTTAGGTAAATGGATGGCTTCTAAAAACACCATCGAACTTATCAATGGTATTCTTTTTACTCATGGAGGAATTCATCCTGAAATTACTGAATCAAATCTTACTTTGCAGGATTTGAATCGAATCAATAGAGAAAATTATTACAACAGATATTTTCCAAAACCAGAAAAAAACATCATACAAACAGTTCTTTCTACTAAAAAAGGAATTTGTTGGTATAGAGGTTATTTTAGAGATAATTTATCTCAAGAAGAAGTGGAAAAAGGAATTGAAAAATTTAATGCAAAAACTATTGTTGTTGGACATACAATTCAATCTAAAGTAAAGAAATACTACAATGGAAAAGTACTTGCAATTGATGTAAAACACCCAGATGATTACTCAAGCAGTTGGCCCAACAAAAAATCGGAAGGTTTGTTAATTGAAAACAACAATTTCTTTAGAACATTTTACAACGGAACTAAAGAAAAATTATAATTATGGTAAGTGTAATCATTTTAATAGTATCCAACACCCTAATCGTTTTAATAAAAGAGCTTTTATAAGCTCTTTTATTCTTTAAACCAACCAGAATATTTCACATAATTGTTAGCTATACGGTCAATTTCTCCTGAAATAAGTTCTTGAGATATATCTTTCACCTTTTTTGCAGGCACCCCAGCATAAATGCTTCCGCTTTCAACCTTCGTATTTTTAGTTACTACTGCTCCGGCTGCTATGATTGAATTGGATTCAACCACACAATCGTCCATAATAATACTTCCCATTCCTACCAATACGTTGTCGTGAATAGTACAACCATGTACTATAGCATTATGCCCTATAGACACATTGTTTCCTATGGTGGTTGGTGACTTTTGATAGGTAGCATGTATTACTGCACCATCTTGTACATTTACCTTATCTCCCATTTTAATATAGTGCACATCTCCACGAATTACAGCATTAAACCACACACTACACTCCTTACCCATACTTACTTCTCCTACAATAGTTGCATTTTCTGCAACATAACAATCTTCTGGTATTTGCGGACTCTTTCCGTTTACTGGTTTTATTATTGGCATAAAATATTATTTAAAATACGATAGCAAATTAGCTTTTTTTGATGAAGAAACTACGATTTCTTTTCCATTAGATAAAACAACACTTCCACCTTTTCCTTTTTTGTATTTGACTATTTCATTAACGTTGACCAAAAACGATTTATGTACACGTACAAACGATGATTCTTTTAAAATATCCTCAAAATATTTTAATGTTTTACTCACAAGTTTTTTAGAGTTTTCAAAATAGACTTCGGTATAATTATCATCGGCTTTACAAAAAAGAATATCGTTGGTATTTACTACTTCGAAACCATCTTGTAACGGAATGGTTATTTTTCCGTTTACACTATTGGTTTTTGGTGTTAAAATTGAGCTTTCTAAAGCCACTTCTTTTTCTTTTATTTCATGCACTAAATTCACTGCTTTGATCAACTCATCTATAGAAATTGGTTTTAATAAATAATAAGTAGCTTGGGTATTTAAAGCTTCAATAGCGTAATGATCATAAGCTGTTACAAAAATTACTTCAAAGGTTCTGTTTTCAATTTTTTCTAACAAATCAAAGGCATTCCCAAAAGGCATTTCAACATCTAAAAAAACCAGATCCAAATCATATTTATTTATCAATTCTTCTCCTTCTTTTATATTACTTGCCTCTCCCAACAATTCTATATTAGGACAATATTTAGAAATATAATTTCGTAAAATATCTCTACTAATTGCTTCATCTTCTACAATGATTGTTTTTAACTTCATAGCTTAATCTTTCTTTAATATTAGTTCTACTTTCGTTCCGCTTCCATCTTCATGAACATCACTCACCTTCACGGCTATCTTATCTTGATACATATCATTTAAAATAGAAATTCTATTTTGAATTGTACTCATTCCTTTAGATTTCTGTTTTAACTGATTTTTTGTTTTTAATTCTTTAGATTTTTTTCTTCCAACACCATCATCTACTATTAAAATCTTTATCAAGTCATCACTTTCTTGATTCATCGAAATATGTAGGTTTCCTTTTTCTTTCTTATAACGCAATCCGTGCCAAATAGCATTTTCTATATACGGTTGTAATAACATGGGTGGAATAGAATACTCTTCTAATCGAATTTGTTCATCTATGTTTATAGTATAATCAAACTTATCTTTAAAGCGATTATGTTCTAACTTTACATACAATTCTAACAAATCAATTTCTTTAGAAAGCGGAATAAAATCTTCATCTGAATTTTCTAACACCGATCTCATTAACACTGAAAACTCCGATAAATACCTATTGGCACTTCGTTCATCATTTACGGCAATAAAACTATTCACTGAGTTAAGCGCATTAAATATAAAATGTGGATTCATCTGAGACCTCATCGATTTTAATGCTAATAAATTATTTGCTAGTTTCTGTTGTCTGTTGGTTCTAAACATCAAATACGCCAGCAACACCATTAACAACATTCCGCCTATTAAGGAATAAATAATGTATTCCTGACGTTTATTACTTTCTTCTACTAATTGCTGATCTTTATACGCTAAATCTACTTTTGTATCTGCCAGCTCTTTATCTTTTTCTAAACTTTTTATTCTACTCTGATTCTCTGCAATACGTCTTCCAAAACGTTTCAATTGTTGTATTTCCTGTTCTTTTCTTGAATAGAGTGTATCTACCAATTGCACATAATCTTGATAAGATTTTAAGGCTTCAGAATAGGCTCCTACAGTTTCTAAGGCTTCCGATAACTTACGAGTAGCGTCTTTTTGCACAATAAGATCTTCATTTTCATCTGCCTCTTCAATACTCTTTTTTAAATAAGGAATTGCTTCATTATACTCTTCTTTTAAAATATATGCGTTTCCTATTTTATAGTTTATTTTTTGCGAGGTTATAGAGTCTACCAACGATTCTTTATCTTCTGTTTCTATGGTAATGCTGTTGGCTTCTTTTAAGCTTTCTTTTCTTAAATCA
The sequence above is a segment of the Tenacibaculum sp. 190130A14a genome. Coding sequences within it:
- a CDS encoding sensor histidine kinase, with amino-acid sequence MKLIRSKKHKKVLKYIIGISVLVPVLIVAYETIVLGKDNVVLLIDFPSVYSVLIILYYGTLLVLGGSWALTEIKHVLNLRNEKLKNELKYLKAQVSPHFFFNMLNNLYGSIDKDASKAKKIVLELSEMMRYSIYKGESDYVSLKEEVNFIENFISLQRLRYYKELKIDFKVEVEDESLQLMPLLFINLVENAFKHGVENLRENAYVYIKLQAKKSKVYFEVENNFDAEMKAEEGGVGLQNLIKRLDLVYANAYKLETTIIKDVYNVQLRIDQV
- a CDS encoding metallophosphoesterase; the encoded protein is MKKRILRYLKHIFGTITVLVITGICALLYLNGSLNYGQNSKSYDLSHEGPYVFYENDSLLTINYVKGNRHDGFYVDTKHHTLKQLISGTCFFPLDSTSFTFPLKSNFQTPKAIYNDGNKILAISDIESKYKTFRDFLISNQVIDKELNWTFGKGHLVLVGDFVDRGFSTTQVLWFIYKLEQEAKKHGGNVHFILGNHELKNLQGQYKSAEQKYYAIASILGKQQYNLYDQNSFLGKWMASKNTIELINGILFTHGGIHPEITESNLTLQDLNRINRENYYNRYFPKPEKNIIQTVLSTKKGICWYRGYFRDNLSQEEVEKGIEKFNAKTIVVGHTIQSKVKKYYNGKVLAIDVKHPDDYSSSWPNKKSEGLLIENNNFFRTFYNGTKEKL
- a CDS encoding gamma carbonic anhydrase family protein, with protein sequence MPIIKPVNGKSPQIPEDCYVAENATIVGEVSMGKECSVWFNAVIRGDVHYIKMGDKVNVQDGAVIHATYQKSPTTIGNNVSIGHNAIVHGCTIHDNVLVGMGSIIMDDCVVESNSIIAAGAVVTKNTKVESGSIYAGVPAKKVKDISQELISGEIDRIANNYVKYSGWFKE
- a CDS encoding LytTR family DNA-binding domain-containing protein, coding for MKLKTIIVEDEAISRDILRNYISKYCPNIELLGEASNIKEGEELINKYDLDLVFLDVEMPFGNAFDLLEKIENRTFEVIFVTAYDHYAIEALNTQATYYLLKPISIDELIKAVNLVHEIKEKEVALESSILTPKTNSVNGKITIPLQDGFEVVNTNDILFCKADDNYTEVYFENSKKLVSKTLKYFEDILKESSFVRVHKSFLVNVNEIVKYKKGKGGSVVLSNGKEIVVSSSKKANLLSYFK
- a CDS encoding histidine kinase: MMKRFLYILVVLLLGSQSSIWAQEESSSERVFSIKVKVIDENTNLPIKNANVSVNGKLFLFSSLKDRYIIKARANDELIVTHPDFDTVYYVIKDNEDIKISVEGIEDKKSKYSLKKLSSPRNKPSKSKKASDAFNVYYDSVKFHKEKNLDKSLTFVEKMLDESQTKRRRAVSFKELAEIYTYWKQYDLAIENFKASLKEVYDNKVQLLLAKTQLLALKNGDAKRSYTKALKGKLSTYDRLLVLEGLGDVSMNLTEFRKAKEHYEAALKIAKTRSLQSKITDLNSKLAETYAKLGETTKADSLFKNSLDLAFKENVRRSLNQQQKVADYYNTARRYDDEIDLRKESLKEANSITIETEDKESLVDSITSQKINYKIGNAYILKEEYNEAIPYLKKSIEEADENEDLIVQKDATRKLSEALETVGAYSEALKSYQDYVQLVDTLYSRKEQEIQQLKRFGRRIAENQSRIKSLEKDKELADTKVDLAYKDQQLVEESNKRQEYIIYSLIGGMLLMVLLAYLMFRTNRQQKLANNLLALKSMRSQMNPHFIFNALNSVNSFIAVNDERSANRYLSEFSVLMRSVLENSDEDFIPLSKEIDLLELYVKLEHNRFKDKFDYTINIDEQIRLEEYSIPPMLLQPYIENAIWHGLRYKKEKGNLHISMNQESDDLIKILIVDDGVGRKKSKELKTKNQLKQKSKGMSTIQNRISILNDMYQDKIAVKVSDVHEDGSGTKVELILKKD